Proteins from a single region of Chryseobacterium sp. W4I1:
- the nusA gene encoding transcription termination factor NusA, translating to MDNIALIESFGDFKDEKGISKIDLMAIIEDSLKTLLRKRFDSDDHFDVIVNPDKGDFQIFLNKTIVEDEMSEDDDLEIEISEAKKIDPTFEVGEDFTMEIPVAQLGRRNILTLKQILATKLQEHNNAMLYEQFRDKIGEIVIGEIHHIRHKHVILLDDEGNEFILPKENQIPSDFFKKGENIRAIVETVDFKGSKPQIIISRTAPKFLEKLLELEIPEIQDGTIMLKKVVRIPGEKAKIAVDAYDDRIDPVGACVGVKGSRIHGVVRELRNENIDVIQWSKNPEIMVKRALGNVTVNKIDINEDSNYALVYTPVEEISKVIGKQGQNIRLASWLSGYEIDVYREASEDDDVDLREFNDDIEQWILDEFKKVGLTTAKSVLDKDTESLIKMVDLEEETIEDVKRILREEFED from the coding sequence ATGGATAATATAGCGTTGATTGAATCCTTTGGTGATTTTAAAGACGAAAAAGGGATCAGTAAGATTGATCTTATGGCAATTATTGAAGATTCACTGAAGACTCTTTTAAGAAAGAGATTTGATTCAGATGATCATTTTGATGTAATTGTGAACCCTGATAAAGGAGATTTTCAGATATTTTTAAATAAAACGATTGTAGAAGACGAAATGTCTGAAGATGATGATCTGGAAATTGAAATCTCTGAAGCTAAGAAAATAGATCCTACCTTTGAAGTAGGTGAAGATTTTACAATGGAAATTCCTGTTGCCCAGCTGGGAAGAAGAAATATCCTTACCTTAAAGCAGATCCTGGCTACAAAACTTCAGGAACATAATAATGCAATGCTTTATGAACAGTTCAGAGACAAGATCGGGGAAATTGTAATTGGAGAGATCCACCACATCCGACACAAACATGTGATCTTATTGGATGATGAAGGGAACGAATTCATTTTACCGAAAGAAAACCAGATCCCGTCCGACTTCTTTAAAAAGGGCGAAAATATCAGAGCTATTGTTGAAACAGTAGATTTTAAAGGTTCAAAACCACAGATTATTATTTCCAGAACTGCACCTAAATTCTTAGAAAAATTATTGGAGCTGGAAATTCCTGAGATCCAGGATGGTACCATCATGCTTAAAAAAGTAGTGAGAATTCCTGGTGAGAAGGCGAAAATTGCAGTAGATGCTTATGATGACAGAATAGATCCGGTAGGAGCATGTGTGGGTGTGAAAGGATCCAGAATTCATGGCGTTGTAAGAGAGTTGAGAAATGAAAACATCGATGTGATTCAGTGGTCTAAAAACCCTGAAATTATGGTGAAGAGAGCTTTAGGAAATGTGACGGTCAATAAAATTGACATCAACGAGGATTCAAACTATGCATTAGTTTATACACCGGTTGAAGAGATTTCCAAAGTAATCGGGAAGCAGGGACAGAACATCAGACTGGCTTCTTGGCTGTCTGGTTATGAAATTGATGTATATAGAGAAGCTAGTGAGGATGACGACGTTGATTTGAGAGAATTTAATGACGATATCGAACAGTGGATTTTGGATGAATTTAAGAAAGTAGGGCTTACTACTGCGAAATCTGTATTGGATAAGGATACTGAAAGTCTTATAAAAATGGTTGACCTGGAAGAGGAAACCATTGAAGATGTAAAACGTATTCTGAGAGAAGAATTTGAAGATTAA
- the rimP gene encoding ribosome assembly cofactor RimP codes for MEFRKKIEELLNEFLDTREDLFLVDLKISAGDDITVILDGDNGVTLQDCLDASRAIEFNMDREEHDFSLQVMSAGLSEPLSAPRQFKKNFGREIEVLLNDSSKVEGELAKVDDEKITLILRYRKPKDIGKGKVDVEEEKEIPYSEIKKALVVIKF; via the coding sequence ATGGAGTTTAGAAAGAAAATTGAAGAATTATTAAACGAATTCCTTGATACCAGAGAGGATTTGTTTCTTGTTGATCTGAAGATTTCTGCAGGAGATGATATTACGGTAATTCTTGACGGTGATAATGGCGTGACTCTTCAGGACTGCCTTGATGCAAGCAGAGCCATAGAATTCAATATGGACCGTGAAGAGCATGACTTCAGTCTTCAAGTGATGTCTGCAGGATTAAGTGAGCCACTTTCGGCTCCCAGACAGTTCAAGAAAAATTTCGGAAGAGAAATTGAAGTATTGCTGAATGATTCTTCCAAAGTTGAAGGCGAATTGGCAAAAGTGGATGATGAAAAGATCACACTTATTTTACGCTACCGGAAGCCGAAAGATATCGGAAAAGGGAAAGTGGATGTAGAGGAGGAAAAAGAAATTCCTTACTCTGAGATAAAAAAGGCGTTAGTAGTAATTAAATTTTAA
- the infB gene encoding translation initiation factor IF-2 codes for MPKIRLNKAVKEFNISMSRLVEFLQSKDFEVESNPNAQLEEAAYSALEAEFAKDGEQRKASHEVVITKVPEEKLEIEEKKTPEVIRAKANKPETKILGKIDLESKAPEVEETPVVPAPVSVPDPIPTPEPVKAPVEEKKEVAAEPEIKAAPDKQEFKVLDKIDLSQIESRNRPVKKDKPKMEEKKEEEKPAEPVKETPKQPEPAETKAVEPQKPAEPESQEPQKIETVYQKLDGPKIVGEKIDLTQFAPKPGAGAKKKRKRIEKPGGPNQQGQGNNQNSGNNNNNNQGGQGNRPPGQGGPGGNRPPGQGGPGGNRPPGQGGQGGNRFGNNQGNRPPGQGGGFKKGPGAGNNRPGQRTMPVELTDEQVKNQIKETLEKLTNKGGKSKSAKHRKDKRTYRREQDERQQEIDAQDRTLKVTEFITVGELASLMNVSPTEVISACFSLGVMVTMNQRLEADTLLLVADEFGYKIEFSDADLEEADSEEEIDAEEDLLPRAPIVTVMGHVDHGKTSLLDYIRKTNVIAGESGGITQHIGAYNVKLENGQRITFLDTPGHEAFTAMRARGAQITDIAIIVIAADDDVMPQTREAISHAQAAGVPMIIALNKVDRPSANPDNIRQQLSGMNILVEEWGGNVQAQEISAKFGNNMDVLLEKVLLQAEMLDLKANPDRGAQGVVIEASLDKGRGYVATMLVQTGTLRVGDYVVAGKNHGKVKAMLDERGRNLKEAGPSIPVTILGLDGAPTAGDKFKVYADEGEAKTIANKREQLQRELSIRTKKHTTLEELGRRIALGEFKELNIILKGDVDGSVEALSDQLQRLSTAEINVNILHKGVGQITESDVNLATASDAIIIGFNVRAGANAKELADKEEIEIRTYSVIYAAIDEVKEAMEGMLSPEIKEQVIGNVEIREVFKISKVGTIAGCMVLSGKVTRSSKVRVLRDGIVKFDGELESLKRFKDDVREVTKGYECGLNLKGYNDIEIGDILEVYEQVAVKKKLK; via the coding sequence ATGCCAAAAATAAGATTAAATAAAGCGGTTAAGGAATTCAATATTTCGATGTCCAGATTAGTAGAGTTTTTACAGTCAAAGGATTTCGAAGTTGAGAGCAATCCTAACGCTCAATTAGAAGAAGCGGCATATTCTGCATTGGAGGCTGAGTTTGCCAAAGACGGCGAACAGCGAAAAGCATCCCATGAGGTGGTGATCACTAAAGTTCCGGAAGAAAAACTGGAAATTGAAGAAAAGAAAACCCCTGAAGTAATAAGAGCTAAAGCAAACAAACCAGAAACTAAAATTTTAGGTAAAATAGATCTTGAGTCTAAAGCTCCTGAAGTTGAAGAAACACCTGTAGTACCGGCGCCAGTATCTGTTCCTGATCCAATTCCAACTCCGGAACCTGTGAAAGCACCGGTAGAGGAGAAAAAAGAAGTAGCAGCTGAACCGGAAATTAAAGCAGCTCCTGATAAGCAGGAATTCAAAGTTCTGGATAAAATTGATCTGTCCCAGATAGAGTCTAGAAATAGACCTGTAAAAAAAGATAAACCCAAAATGGAGGAGAAAAAAGAAGAGGAAAAACCGGCAGAACCTGTGAAAGAAACTCCAAAGCAGCCAGAGCCTGCTGAAACAAAGGCGGTAGAACCGCAAAAACCAGCTGAACCTGAATCTCAGGAACCTCAGAAAATTGAAACTGTTTATCAGAAACTTGACGGTCCTAAGATCGTAGGTGAAAAGATTGACCTAACACAGTTTGCACCAAAGCCTGGGGCTGGAGCTAAAAAGAAAAGAAAGAGAATTGAGAAACCAGGAGGCCCAAATCAACAAGGGCAAGGAAATAATCAAAACTCTGGAAATAATAACAACAATAACCAAGGGGGGCAAGGAAACCGTCCGCCAGGTCAGGGTGGCCCAGGTGGAAACCGTCCTCCAGGTCAAGGTGGCCCAGGTGGAAACCGTCCACCGGGACAAGGTGGTCAGGGTGGAAACCGTTTTGGAAATAATCAAGGAAATCGTCCTCCAGGTCAGGGTGGCGGGTTCAAAAAAGGTCCAGGTGCTGGAAATAACAGACCAGGTCAAAGAACTATGCCTGTTGAGCTTACTGATGAGCAGGTTAAAAACCAGATTAAGGAAACCCTTGAGAAGCTTACCAATAAAGGAGGTAAGTCTAAATCTGCAAAACATAGAAAAGATAAGAGAACATACCGTAGAGAACAGGATGAACGTCAACAAGAAATTGATGCTCAGGACAGAACGTTAAAAGTTACCGAATTCATCACAGTAGGTGAATTGGCCAGCTTAATGAATGTTTCTCCTACAGAAGTTATTTCTGCTTGTTTCTCTCTTGGAGTAATGGTTACCATGAACCAAAGACTGGAAGCAGATACCTTATTGTTGGTTGCTGATGAATTTGGCTATAAAATTGAATTCTCAGATGCAGATCTTGAAGAAGCTGATTCTGAAGAGGAAATTGATGCAGAAGAGGATCTTCTTCCTAGAGCACCAATTGTAACAGTAATGGGACACGTTGACCACGGTAAAACGTCTTTACTTGACTACATCAGAAAGACCAACGTTATTGCCGGTGAGTCAGGAGGTATTACCCAGCATATTGGAGCATACAATGTAAAACTAGAAAACGGACAAAGAATAACATTCTTAGATACACCAGGTCACGAAGCGTTTACAGCGATGAGAGCCAGAGGTGCTCAGATTACCGATATTGCAATTATTGTGATTGCAGCGGATGATGATGTAATGCCACAAACGAGAGAAGCAATTTCTCACGCTCAGGCAGCAGGAGTACCAATGATTATTGCATTGAACAAAGTAGACAGACCAAGTGCTAACCCGGATAATATCCGTCAGCAGCTTTCCGGAATGAACATCTTAGTAGAAGAATGGGGGGGAAATGTTCAGGCACAGGAAATTTCTGCAAAGTTTGGTAATAATATGGATGTTCTATTGGAGAAAGTGTTGCTTCAGGCAGAAATGCTTGATCTTAAAGCTAATCCTGATAGAGGTGCACAAGGTGTTGTTATTGAAGCTTCATTAGATAAAGGAAGAGGATATGTGGCAACCATGTTAGTACAGACAGGTACTCTTAGAGTTGGAGATTATGTAGTTGCAGGTAAAAACCACGGTAAAGTTAAAGCGATGCTTGACGAAAGAGGTAGAAACCTAAAAGAAGCAGGTCCTTCAATTCCGGTTACTATTCTTGGATTAGATGGTGCACCTACCGCTGGTGATAAATTTAAAGTTTATGCAGACGAAGGTGAAGCTAAAACGATTGCCAATAAGAGAGAACAGCTGCAAAGAGAACTTTCAATCAGAACCAAGAAACATACTACTCTTGAAGAACTTGGAAGAAGAATTGCCTTAGGTGAGTTCAAGGAATTGAACATTATCTTAAAAGGTGACGTGGATGGTTCTGTAGAAGCATTATCTGATCAGTTACAGAGACTTTCTACGGCAGAGATCAATGTTAATATCCTTCATAAAGGAGTTGGACAGATCACTGAATCTGACGTTAACTTAGCAACAGCTTCTGATGCAATCATTATCGGATTCAACGTAAGAGCTGGTGCTAATGCAAAAGAGCTAGCTGATAAAGAAGAAATCGAAATCAGAACATATTCTGTAATTTATGCTGCTATTGATGAAGTGAAAGAAGCTATGGAAGGCATGCTTTCTCCAGAGATCAAAGAACAGGTGATTGGTAATGTTGAGATCAGAGAAGTATTCAAAATTTCTAAAGTAGGAACAATTGCAGGATGTATGGTTCTTTCAGGAAAAGTAACCAGAAGTTCTAAAGTAAGAGTACTTAGAGACGGTATTGTTAAATTTGATGGAGAGTTGGAAAGCTTGAAGCGTTTCAAAGACGACGTAAGAGAAGTAACAAAAGGTTACGAATGTGGTCTGAATTTGAAAGGATATAACGATATTGAAATCGGAGACATTCTTGAAGTCTACGAACAAGTAGCTGTTAAGAAGAAGCTAAAATAA